CGATCTGAACCGCTCGAAGGGCGAGTCGGCCAAGGACTCGATCCTCGAGGTCAACCCGCTCGTGCAGGTCAACCTGCACGAGACGCACCTGACGTCGGACAACGCGCTGGATATTTTCCGCGACTACGACCTGATCCTGGACGGCACCGACAACTTCGCCACCCGGTACCTGGTCAACGATGCCGCGGTGCTGCTGGGCAAGCCCTACGTGTGGGGCTCGATCTTCCGTTTCGAGGGCCAGGCCAGCGTGTTCTGGGAGAAGCACGGCCCGAACTACCGTGACCTGTACCCGGAACCGCCGCCGCCCGGGATGGTGCCCTCCTGCGCCGAGGGTGGCGTGCTCGGTGTGCTGTGCGCCTCGATCGGATCGATCATGGTCAACGAGGCGATCAAGCTCATCACCGGGATCGGGGAAACCCTGCTCGGCCGGCTGATGATCTACGACGCGCTCGAGATGAGCTACCGCACCGTCAAGATCCGCAAGGATCCCAACGCCGATAAGGTCACCGAGCTCATCGACTACGACGCGTTCTGCGGTGTGGTCTCCGACGAGGCTCAGCAGGCAGCAGCGGGGAGCACCATCACTCCTCGCGAGCTCAAGGAGAAGTTCGACGCAGGGGAGAAGTTCGACCTGATCGACGTCCGGGAACCGCACGAGTACGAGATCGTCAAGATCGACGGTTCGACACTGATCCCCAAGGACCGCATCCTGTCCGGTGAGGCGCTCGCGGAACTTCCGCAGGACCGCCAGATCGTGCTGCACTGCAAGTCCGGCGCGCGTTCCGCCGAGGCGCTCGCGGCGCTGCAGAAGGCCGGCTTCTCGGATGCCGTGCACGTCGGTGGCGGTGTCCTCGGCTGGGCCAACGAGGTCGACCAGAGCCTGCCGACCTACTGAGGACCGCTTTCACCATCACCTGGCACCGGTCGGGGCTTGTGCATCCGGCGCAAGCCCCGACCGGTGACGCAGGATGGCCGGTGTGGACGGCTTGCCACTGTATGGCGCAAGTGTGCGAGCGGTACCATGATCGTTCCATGGCGCGAATGAATCTTCACGGCGTGCCGGACGAGGTCTATGCCGCTCTCGTCAAGGGAGCCGAGGAAAATCGTCGGCCCTTGAACGCTTTTGTCGTGGAACGACTCGCCGAGGTTGCCAACGTCGTCAACATGGCGGATTATGTCGCCTCCTACACGCCGCCCGTGGGCACAGGTGTGACCGTTGATGACGCTGTCGCCGCCGTACGAGAGGTGCGCGACGCGTCATGATTCAGGCTGCGTCGGGAGGCCGGTGCCGCTTCGACGTCATCGCGTAAGCGCGCATCGGGCGACGCCCCGGAGCGCCTGCCACGCTCAACGCTTCCGTGCGGGTAGCGTCTGCCTCGTGAGTGCAACGCCGGAGCCGCCACCGCCGCATGTGCGCGCGGCGTTCGGAGCGCGCCTCGAAGAACCGGAACTGCTCGAGGGTGGCCTCGCTTGGCGCTGCGGTGCGGATGGCGAGGTCGTTCTCAAACCGGTTTCCAGCACCGCTGAAGCAGCGTGGGTGGCGCAGGCCCTCGATTCCCTCGCGCCGGAGGAGGTTCGGCTGGCCAAACCGCTGCGGTCGACCGATGGACGCTGGGTGGTCTCCGGCTGGGCGGCGACCCGGCACATCGATGGCCGACCGGAACCCCGCCATGACGAGGTCGTGGCGATGTCGCTTCGGTTGCACGCCAAGAGCCGAGTCCTGGCATATCCGCGGTTCCTGGACGCTCGCCAGGATATTTACGCCTTGGCCGATCGAATGGCCTGGGGCGAGGTGGAGTTTCCGCTGCAGGCCGACAAGGGCGGCAGGCTCTACGACGTTCTCGCCGGTTCGCGCCGCGAGATCCGATTGCGGCCACAGGTGGTACACGGGGACCTGTTCGGCAACGTGCTGTTCGCGGGGAACGCACCTCCCGGAATCATCGACTTCGCACCGTACTGGCGCCCTGCGGAGTGGGCGGCTGCGGTCGCCGTGATCGACGCGCTCGCCTGGGGCGGATCGGATGCGGCGATCGTGGAACGCTGGTCGCATCTGTCCGAGTGGCCGCAGGCGCTGCTGCGGGCGCTGCTGTTCCGGCTCGCCGTGCATGCGTTGCATCCGCGTGCCACGACGGCCTCGCTCGGGGGGTTGGAGTACGCCTCCCAAATGGTCCTCGAAGTCCTGTGAACGCAGCTCGTGCCACGATGGGTGCGTGAACGAGGCGACAACGGAGCAGCCGCTGGCGGGCTACACCGTCGGAGTCACGGCCGAGCGCAAAGCCGATGAACTCGGGGCTCTGCTGACCAGGCGGGGCGCGCACGTGATGCAGGGTGCGGCGATGCACACCGTGCCGCTGCCCGAGGATGGTGAACTCGCTGCAGCCACGACCGAGGTGCTGGCGGCCCCGGTTGATTTCGTCGTCGTCACCACCGGTGTCGGCTTCCGGGGGTGGCTGGAGGCTGCCGAGGAGAACGGTGTCGGAACGCGGCTGCTGGAGCAACTGCGCCCGGCACGGCTGCTGGCGCGTGGTGCCAAGGCGCGCGGCGCGATCCGGGGTGCCGGGCTCACCGTCGCGTGGAACGCTCCCTCGGAGGAATCCACCGAAGTCCTGCACCAGCTGCTGGAACACGATCTCCACGGCACCCGCGTGGTCGTGCAGGTGCACGGAAATCCGATGGTCGAGTTCCGGGCGAAGTTGAGCGAGGCGGGCGCCGAGGTCGTGCCGGTGGCGGTCTACCGGTGGACGGATCCGCTGGACCTCGATGCGCTGGACCGGCTGATCGGTGCGGTCATCGCCGGTGAGATCGATGCGCTGCCGTTCACCAGCGCCCCCGCGGCCGCGAACCTCCTGGATCGGGCGGACCGCATCGGGCAGGGCACGTCCTTGCGGGAGGCGATGCGCTCGCGCGTGCTGCTCGCGTGTGTCGGCCCGGTCACCGCCGCTCCGATCGCGCAGGAGGGTCTGCCGTACTCCGTGCCCGAGCGCGCGCGGACGGCCTCGCTGGTGCGGCTGCTCGCCGAGGAATTGCCCGCTCGCGAGGTGTGAGCCGCCGGATGTGCGTCGTTCAATCCGTGCCCCAGCGGTAACGGCGCATGTCCACGCGACCGTTGTCGGCGAGTACCCCCTCGGCCCGCAAGTGTTCGAGCTGCCGGTGCCGGAGATGCTCGGCGACGGTGCCGTTGGAGCGCAGAACTCGATACCAGGGCAGGTCGGCACCGTCCTCGGCGAGGATGCGGCCGACCAGGCGGGCCGAGCGCAGCCCGGCGAGTTCGGCGACGTCGCCGTAGCCCAGCACCCGCCCCGGCGGGATCGATGCGACGACCGACCGAACCTGCTCCAGCGTCTGCTCGTCCATGGGCGCAGTATCCCAGCTTCACAGTGCTGCCCGGCCGCCCAGGGAACGGATGCGGACGGCAGCGACACGAACATCGCTCGTAACCGGCCCGCCTGCCCCGCAGTGCCTGCGGTGCATGGTTCCATCGGGATGTGCCGATCTCGGATGCGCCCACCCTCGTTCGCCGTGCCGACTCCGGCGGGCAGCGACCGTCCTGGGACGCGGCGGGGCGGCGGGTCCTGGAACACGACGGTGGTTTCCTGCGGTTGCTCGGTGGCCCCGGAACCGGGAAGACCACGCTGCTCGCCGAGGTCGTTGCCGAGCGCATACTGCGCCGGGAGGTCTCCCCGGAGAACGTGCTCGTACTCACCCCGAGCCGCCGGGCGGCAGCACGACTGCGCTCGGAGATCACCCGACGGATCGGCCTTGCGGGGGAAGGGAACGCGCGGGAAGGGAATCCGCACACCGCGCAGGAGCCGCTCGTTCGGTCGGTGCACTCCTATGCGTTCGGGGTGCTGCGGCTGCAGGCCGCACGTGACGAGCGGCCACCGCCGAGACTGCTCAACGGTCCGCAGCAGGATGTGCAGATCCGCGAGCTGCTCGACGGTGACATCGAGGAAGGCGCCGACTACTGGCCGGAGGCTCTGCGCTCGGCGCTGCCCACGGACGGTTTTCGCGACGAGCTGCGGGAGCTGTTGATGCGCGCCGCCGAGCGTGGCTGCGGACCGGCGGAGCTGCGTGAGCTCGGTTCCCGCCATGGTCGTCCGGACTGGGTGGCCGCGGGCAGGTTCGGTGAGCAGTACGAGCGCGTCACGCTGCTGGCAGGCGGGTCCGAAGGGCAGGGCGGTGCACCGGCTCTCGACGCTGCCGGGTTGGTCTCCGCTGCCTTGCTGGCTTTCGACACCGACACCGATCTGCTGGCGCAGGAGCAGGACCGGGTGCGGCACCTGCTCGTCGACGATGCGCAGAACCTGGATCCGCAGCAGTTCCGGTTGTGCGATCGGCTGGGGGAAACGGCGTCGGAGTTTCTGCTGGCAGGAGACCCCGACCAGGCCATTTACGCGTTTCGGGGCGCCGATTCGGAGGGCCTGCGCAATGCCGACCCCGACGGTGGCCGCACCCGGGTGCTGACGACCGACCATCGGATGTCCGCATCGGTGCGGGCCGCGGTGCATCGCCTGGCTTCCTGCCTGCCGGGTGCCGGGCCGCAGCGCGACACGGCCGGTGCACGGTCGGAGGACGGCGGCGAGAGCCACACCGGCTCGGTGCAGGTGCGGTTGCTGGCTTCGCAGGCACAGGAGGCCGCGTGGGTCGCCGATCAGCTTCGCCGCGCGCATCTGCTCGACGGTGTGCCGTGGTCGCGGATGGCGGTGATCACGAAGTCGACGAAACTCTCGCTACCGGTCCTGCGTCGCGCGTTGCTGGCCGCCGGAGTGCCTCTTGCGCTCCCCGTCGACGATGTGCCGCTGGCCCAGCGCGGCATCGTGCGTCCTCTGCTGACACTGCTGCGGTGTGCCGTACGGCCCCGGACGCTCGATCCGGAATCCGCCGAGGAACTTCTGACGTCCGCGCTGGGCGGTGCCGATCCACTCGCGTTGCGACGCCTGCGCCGAGGCCTGCGGCGGTTGGAGCTGGCCGCAGGGGGAGATCGGCCCAGCGGTGAACTCCTCGTCGAGGCCCTGCACAGTGCGGACCGGCTGGCGGCACTGGAGGATGCCGCCGCCGAACCGGCACGCCGGATCGCGGCACTGCTGCGCACGGGAGCGGAAGCCGATGCCGCGGGCCGAGGGGTGGAGGAAACCCTGTGGCAGGTGTGGAAGGCCTGCGGTGTCGAGCAGCGGTGGCTCGCCCGTTCCGAACGCGGCGGGAGCTCCGGTGCTCAGGCCGACCGGGACCTCGAT
This Haloactinomyces albus DNA region includes the following protein-coding sequences:
- a CDS encoding ATP-dependent helicase, whose protein sequence is MPISDAPTLVRRADSGGQRPSWDAAGRRVLEHDGGFLRLLGGPGTGKTTLLAEVVAERILRREVSPENVLVLTPSRRAAARLRSEITRRIGLAGEGNAREGNPHTAQEPLVRSVHSYAFGVLRLQAARDERPPPRLLNGPQQDVQIRELLDGDIEEGADYWPEALRSALPTDGFRDELRELLMRAAERGCGPAELRELGSRHGRPDWVAAGRFGEQYERVTLLAGGSEGQGGAPALDAAGLVSAALLAFDTDTDLLAQEQDRVRHLLVDDAQNLDPQQFRLCDRLGETASEFLLAGDPDQAIYAFRGADSEGLRNADPDGGRTRVLTTDHRMSASVRAAVHRLASCLPGAGPQRDTAGARSEDGGESHTGSVQVRLLASQAQEAAWVADQLRRAHLLDGVPWSRMAVITKSTKLSLPVLRRALLAAGVPLALPVDDVPLAQRGIVRPLLTLLRCAVRPRTLDPESAEELLTSALGGADPLALRRLRRGLRRLELAAGGDRPSGELLVEALHSADRLAALEDAAAEPARRIAALLRTGAEADAAGRGVEETLWQVWKACGVEQRWLARSERGGSSGAQADRDLDAVVALFDAAAQYADRLPGDDAAAFAAHLTDQHISGDSLAPSAPSGDAVTVTTAHGAAGREWDVVALPDVQEGVWPDLRLRGSLLGVERLVDVLSGVDASDRVSATAPILADERRLLLVAASRARRRVLVSAVRGEDEQPSRFLDELEGVVSDPDAVERPVLQPERGLALPELVGELRKVVCDGETDRRRRERAATQLARLADAGVPGAHPDTWYGLPDSSSSVPLVDGDEPVRVSPSTVDTLTKCPLRWMIERHGGQDAAELASVTGTLVHSLVESAAGGADAEQLRRALDKAWESVDAGAPWFSRRERQRVERMLDAFLTWLESSRGELTQAGVETDLDLKIPAREGGPWLRLRGRVDRLETDSGGRPVVVDVKTAKTPVSKNEAKEHPQLAVYQLAAALGAFGDTADDVQPGGARLLYVAKPDAEGAATERGQAGLDEDRMRVWLDVVHNAAASSTGPAFAAHENADCPRCPVRTSCPMHPAGRQVGQ
- the moeZ gene encoding adenylyltransferase/sulfurtransferase MoeZ, with protein sequence MSGEATQGSPAQDAATLPPLVEPAAELTKDEVARYSRHLIIPDVGMAGQKRLKNAKVLVIGAGGLGSPALLYLAAAGVGTLGIVEFDAVDESNLHRQIIHGQSDLNRSKGESAKDSILEVNPLVQVNLHETHLTSDNALDIFRDYDLILDGTDNFATRYLVNDAAVLLGKPYVWGSIFRFEGQASVFWEKHGPNYRDLYPEPPPPGMVPSCAEGGVLGVLCASIGSIMVNEAIKLITGIGETLLGRLMIYDALEMSYRTVKIRKDPNADKVTELIDYDAFCGVVSDEAQQAAAGSTITPRELKEKFDAGEKFDLIDVREPHEYEIVKIDGSTLIPKDRILSGEALAELPQDRQIVLHCKSGARSAEALAALQKAGFSDAVHVGGGVLGWANEVDQSLPTY
- a CDS encoding MGMT family protein, with the protein product MDEQTLEQVRSVVASIPPGRVLGYGDVAELAGLRSARLVGRILAEDGADLPWYRVLRSNGTVAEHLRHRQLEHLRAEGVLADNGRVDMRRYRWGTD
- a CDS encoding uroporphyrinogen-III synthase, translating into MNEATTEQPLAGYTVGVTAERKADELGALLTRRGAHVMQGAAMHTVPLPEDGELAAATTEVLAAPVDFVVVTTGVGFRGWLEAAEENGVGTRLLEQLRPARLLARGAKARGAIRGAGLTVAWNAPSEESTEVLHQLLEHDLHGTRVVVQVHGNPMVEFRAKLSEAGAEVVPVAVYRWTDPLDLDALDRLIGAVIAGEIDALPFTSAPAAANLLDRADRIGQGTSLREAMRSRVLLACVGPVTAAPIAQEGLPYSVPERARTASLVRLLAEELPAREV
- a CDS encoding TIGR02569 family protein; translation: MSATPEPPPPHVRAAFGARLEEPELLEGGLAWRCGADGEVVLKPVSSTAEAAWVAQALDSLAPEEVRLAKPLRSTDGRWVVSGWAATRHIDGRPEPRHDEVVAMSLRLHAKSRVLAYPRFLDARQDIYALADRMAWGEVEFPLQADKGGRLYDVLAGSRREIRLRPQVVHGDLFGNVLFAGNAPPGIIDFAPYWRPAEWAAAVAVIDALAWGGSDAAIVERWSHLSEWPQALLRALLFRLAVHALHPRATTASLGGLEYASQMVLEVL